In the Syngnathus scovelli strain Florida chromosome 8, RoL_Ssco_1.2, whole genome shotgun sequence genome, one interval contains:
- the LOC125973985 gene encoding matrix-remodeling-associated protein 5 — MFPSVGLLLALWALVLPGGQACPRSCNCYQANEVHCTFRSLLNVPSGLPAHTRRINLGFNSIQRIHDRSLAGLQRLELLMLHSNDIHQLADALFRDLKSLQILKLSYNKLTEISSTQTFSGLTSLLRLYLDHNHLQYIHPRALLQLPSLRLLRLQGNKLHQLHPQALCTLSLLNTYYFSTLRHLDVSNNSLSTLPQATLQTAPMLETLALQDNPWSCDCRMSWFPAWSFLHPDLMKCSEGPQCPICESPSGLQGQGLMDQKDLTCTSPVITLRGEETPAGTELGEITPSETFREPLGVASLSLSDQQGNSVELRCNITHSADSKNASPVPDLSLLSSSPIAMALSFSLECPVERESYDSLWRILAYYSETAVHLERELMLNKRPKLAYRYRQTAESEGYYNTGVKAAISTGPHWLMQPAIGIRLNRAQSGRDTVSLIYSTRVSAHPDPNTEPITSTTASHPWVLILTNHTTTAVTVAPGTKLELTCPLLSSSEPKVQWILPDGSKLDSSSQDARIQVSGSGIVLENVEHSDAGTYYCVARTGRDLDVLPLRLAVEGSSAPPTGEQVGRPVTGAVGQPVSLSCKASGSPEPHIFWVLPDRNIVSKGFAVSGGLSVQSNGSLFVPNALLRDAGHYRCVAVNQYGSASLSMNVEINPRKTLSLGDAPRGPQSASGRSTKIRAPLLRQIEEGSGEEVEEEGRIAVHGKHQSHTQQSPNRQNQVKKPIRRGPLREGPLRRGGRPLSPEQRRNRYTANKQKIDPLKWADLLAKIRQKTTAANNSEDIITEKPTAKSLRYDEDRERHEDGDNTEGADGSEMEGSSVDDAVLREESLQPIYPTHTLVVTTNAKTELTTGSESEESSETQTHENENVTSPQTTTQTELVNSKPTFGTNEIDPEEQETKPTAKIRPSKPQKVQMPNLPNTRPQSPWNSRRRIGQRRRVNGRTRGRPLTSRRPLPDPLNQTPNTVMPDTSIIQMVTTTTSPTLSENTDRNKTPFSTPNVETDYPSPPSLPTTIGITTSTSDLPGPTPSSLTSLMTHSGNIPDSAESAVSKSQTDSDDVYPNTQTALSQNDDGPSGEKGEGLESNLLDILNESQFSTPRVATLSSTVSLATTPSISLTNNPVTASTGDVSVVTFHDSPPTSTTVTPMTANPIPLTLPPIITPMYETIESTPTYSTLTSTASTTVTYSSTTLLPITGSIRTDNKDPFKDIPSTTIAELSTVETSTPTFINSAISTEIPKTDSTSSASSISTTTSTTESNTAASPRERPNIGQVGPKGRPVSGAPHQSRPPTDWRNPGANFIPDSHSSRPQWSPSPLPAAPRFPAFRSRPRIADPHIRTVSYPAGNVARLTCEAQGEPKPSITWTKVATGVVMSAHSRAQRFEVLSNGTLVIQNVQLHDRGTYICSAQSFLGRDRLLTTLEVWTRPPRMQIASYRETTIHQGGEVHLECQASGVPTPLLSWVLPDRSVLTSTANSSNRISMDPNGTLHISSTLLSDRGAYRCVASNSAGAASASVRLHVSSLPPVMQQTREENLLLASGGPFYADCTARGAPLPTLRWRTPDGAVVRPSQFLHGNLFVLPNGTLHIRKIGPKDVGIYECTSFNAVGTDKRTVRVEIKEATQQAEVTNDTKNTPLSSPFLKNRSSPHPVFHSKPLDSARVTPLSPKSPSYPHQSANADSASKINTTLITSPSQPTNLTKTSMAAHNSTLTSHTSDKASVILHALPVSPLSKAKIVSTSPPVTTVSYGENLQLHCSVTGNPTPVIIWRTPSRKLVDMNFSFDRRLKVHQNGTLSVQSVTERDVGDYLCIARNKVADDYRLLRVSVVIKPAKIDPKQPFNQMVTFGKALKVDCLASGLPDPAVSWSLPDGTMVNSVLQGGERTGRGRRLIVFKNGTLLVPAVGRGEEGEYTCYAENQGGQDTMKVHVKVMMTSPPIFNDDKSFQVIKVRQGSTAVIRCQASGDPPPIVTWFSPAHRVIKASSGFYSDRVTVASPGTLEVRQAQKIDAGNYTCRASNSGGERSMVVGLEVDVPNNGNSGYTDINSRIRTLTEVNKAASRPVPGFKLPTSGITTQLGRGVIVGVNRGGNIGIKASDSGIMNRNGHETLNSRVTNGATSVREANDAINLGARSNEVAAENTNSDANPSRDTGIRSGISRNGAFTSSSTNNGRASWVSGNSGVTNDKSRSSVGNTGAGSTANKLVGVVTTGKRRITKGQTVLLPCPAHGSLRLTWYLPSNGVLPAPYYGSRLTVHRNGSLELRAARVTDSGTLVCVVSGDKGETRIQVELEVSEPQEASRPLSSVAPHSRATQVFQSGRALPVVPHPLLPASPKSPQRGPSSLVAPDPVGPLSPSAISAPVVSTQTASLMSITNGETLRLPCSSSQAPKHTPGSLSWTFPSGKVLSRGDSGDSGRYLVQDDGTLVIQQTSVFDRGTYTCRSTSPDSSSVSVVTVPVIIIAYPPRITSGPPPVTYTRPGVAVELPCLTIATPQAMVTWETPDMTQLRVLGQARIYGNRYLSPRGSLVIQKPSSRDTGFYRCTAKNVIGVDTKTTYLHVI, encoded by the exons CGTTGGCCGGGCTACAGAGGTTAGAGCTTTTGATGTTGCATAGCAATGACATCCACCAGCTGGCGGACGCACTGTTTCGAGACCTGAAATCACTACAG ATACTAAAGCTGAGCTACAACAAGCTGACAGAGATCTCTTCAACTCAGACTTTCTCTGGCCTGACCTCGCTACTGCGCCTGTACTTGGATCACAACCACCTCCAGTACATCCACCCTCGGGCCTTGCTCCAGCTGCCAAGCCTCCGTCTGCTCCGTCTACAAGGAAACAAGCTGCATCAGCTGCATCCCCAGGCTCTCTGTACACTTTCACTACTGAACACGTACTACTTTTCAACACTGCG ACACCTTGACGTGTCCAACAACAGTTTAAGCACCCTGCCCCAGGCCACCTTACAGACGGCACCGATGCTGGAAACACTAGCGCTTCAGGATAATCCCTGGAGCTGCGACTGCAGGATGAGTTGGTTTCCCGCTTGGAGTTTTCTTCACCCAG ATTTAATGAAATGTTCCGAAGGTCCTCAGTGTCCAATATGTGAGTCACCAAGTGGGCTTCAAGGTCAAGGCTTGATGGATCAGAAAGATCTGACCTGCACCTCCCCTGTCATTACCCTGCGGGGAGAAGAGACACCAGCCGGGACGGAACTAGGAGAAATCACACCAAGTGAAACCTTCAGAGAGCCTTTAGGCGTTGCTTCACTCAGCCTGTCGGATCAACAGGGGAACAGTGTTGAACTGCGCTGTAACATCACTCATTCGGCGGACTCTAAGAATGCGTCTCCTGTTCCAGATCTCTCCCTACTCTCCTCTTCACCTATTGCCATGGCTCTGTCATTCTCTCTTGAGTGCCctgtagagagagagagttatGACAGTCTTTGGAGGATTCTGGCTTACTATAGTGAGACTGCAGTACACCTTGAGAGGGAACTCATGCTGAACAAACGCCCAAAGCTGGCCTACCGCTACAGGCAGACAGCAGAGTCAGAAGGGTATTATAATACCGGAGTCAAAGCCGCTATCTCAACAGGACCGCATTGGTTAATGCAGCCAGCGATTGGTATTCGACTTAACAGAGCACAGTCCGGCCGAGACACAGTCAGCCTTATATATTCAACCAGAGTTTCTGCTCATCCTGACCCCAATACTGAACCTATCACATCTACCACTGCTTCTCACCCATGGGTACTCATTTTGACTAACCATACCACTACAGCAGTAACAGTAGCCCCCGGCACTAAGCTGGAGCTCACCTGTCCTCTTCTAAGTTCGAGTGAGCCCAAAGTACAATGGATTCTGCCAGATGGATCCAAACTTGACTCCAGTAGTCAAGATGCTAGGATTCAGGTCTCTGGTTCTGGGATAGTGTTAGAGAATGTCGAGCACTCAGATGCAGGGACTTACTACTGTGTCGCGCGGACTGGCAGGGATTTAGATGTTCTACCGCTGCGTCTGGCGGTAGAGGGGTCCTCTGCCCCACCAACAGGTGAGCAAGTCGGACGTCCTGTTACAGGGGCAGTAGGACAGCCTGTCAGCCTGTCCTGCAAGGCTTCTGGTTCACCAGAACCACACATATTTTGGGTGTTACCAGACAGGAATATAGTTAGTAAGGGATTCGCAGTATCGGGTGGACTTAGTGTGCAATCAAATGGGAGTCTCTTTGTCCCTAACGCTTTACTGAGAGATGCTGGCCATTATCGTTGTGTCGCTGTCAACCAGTATGGTAGTGCCTCGTTGTCCATGAATGTAGAAATAAACCCAAGGAAGACGCTGTCACTTGGAGATGCTCCACGGGGGCCACAATCAGCCTCTGGGCGATCAACAAAGATACGGGCACCGTTACTACGTCAAATAGAGGAAGGCTCAGGGGAGGAAGTAGAGGAAGAAGGGAGAATTGCAGTTCATGGGAAACATCAAAGTCATACTCAACAATCTCCAAATAGGCAAAATCAAGTGAAGAAGCCCATAAGACGAGGGCCGTTAAGAGAGGGTCCCTTGAGGAGAGGGGGAAGACCTCTATCACCAGAGCAGAGGAGAAATCGTTACaccgcaaacaaacaaaaaattgacCCGCTAAAATGGGCCGACCTACTGGCAAAGATTCGTCAAAAGACGACAGCCGCGAACAATAGCGAGGACATCATAACAGAAAAGCCCACAGCAAAATCACTGAGATATGAtgaagacagagagagacatgaGGATGGTGATAACACAGAAGGAGCAGATGGATCGGAAATGGAGGGCTCCTCAGTTGATGATGCTGTTCTGCGAGAGGAAAGTCTACAGCCCATTTACCCCACTCACACACTAGTAGTCACAACAAATGCGAAAACTGAGTTAACAACAGGCAGTGAGAGTGAAGAGTCCtcagaaacacaaacacatgagAATGAGAATGTGacatcaccccaaacaacaacacagacaGAGCTTGTTAACTCAAAGCCAACATTCGGAACTAATGAAATTGACCCAGAGGAGCAGGAAACAAAGCCCaccgcaaaaatccgaccgtcaAAACCACAAAAGGTACAAATGCCGAATTTGCCAAACACACGGCCACAAAGCCCTTGGAACTCCCGCAGAAGGATCGGCCAGCGGCGACGGGTCAACGGTAGGACAAGGGGGCGACCTTTGACATCACGTCGACCGCTACCCGATCCTCTCAACCAAACGCCAAATACTGTGATGCCTGACACTTCCATTATTCAAATGGTGACAACGACAACTTCACCAACTCTATCTGAAAATACGGATCGTAATAAAACTCCTTTTTCAACGCCAAATGTTGAGACTGATTATCCTTCACCTCCTTCTCTTCCTACCACAATTGGTATTACCACTTCAACATCTGACTTGCCAGGACCAACTCCTTCCTCCCTTACTTCACTGATGACTCATTCAGGCAACATACCAGACAGCGCCGAGTCGGCTGTTTCCAAATCACAAACAGACTCTGACGACGTCTacccaaacacacaaacagcctTGAGCCAAAATGATGATGGACCTTCAGGCGAAAAGGGTGAAGGGCTAGAAAGTAATTTGTTGGACATCCTAAATGAATCTCAATTCTCCACCCCTCGTGTGGCCACCCTCTCTTCCACTGTTTCCTTGGCAACAACTCCTTCAATCAGTCTTACAAATAATCCTGTCACTGCCTCTACAGGTGACGTATCTGTTGTAACTTTTCACGACAGTCCTCCAACATCGACTACAGTTACTCCGATGACTGCCAACCCAATTCCTTTAACATTACCCCCCATAATCACCCCCATGTACGAAACTATTGAAAGTACCCCAACATATTCAACTCTTACATCGACTGCTTCTACAACTGTTACGTATTCATCAACTACTCTCTTACCCATTACTGGTTCCATTAGGACGGATAATAAAGATCCATTCAAAGACATTCCCTCAACTACCATCGCTGAGCTTTCTACTGTAGAAACTAGCACGCCTACTTTTATAAACAGTGCCATCTCCACCGAAATTCCAAAGACTGACAGTACATCTAGTGCATCTTCTATTTCAACTACCACATCAACAACAGAATCAAATACCGCTGCGTCACCCAGAGAAAGGCCAAATATCGGCCAGGTCGGCCCCAAAGGGAGGCCTGTGTCTGGCGCACCACACCAGAGTCGACCCCCAACTGACTGGAGAAACCCTGGAGCTAATTTCATTCCAGATTCACACAGCAGCAGGCCACAGTGGTCTCCATCTCCTCTTCCTGCCGCCCCTCGG tttcCAGCTTTCCGATCCAGGCCAAGGATTGCAGATCCACATATCAGAACGGTGTCATACCCAGCAGGAAATGTTGCCAGGCTGACTTGTGAAGCTCAAGGAGAGCCGAAGCCTTCCATCACATGGACCAAGGTCGCCACAG GAGTGGTGATGTCTGCCCATTCCAGGGCTCAACGTTTTGAGGTTTTGTCAAATGGTACCCTTGTTATCCAAAACGTTCAGCTACACGACAGGGGCACATACATTTGCAGTGCACAGAGTTTCCTGGGTCGCGACAG GCTGCTAACCACCCTGGAAGTGTGGACACGCCCGCCTCGAATGCAGATTGCTAGCTATAGAGAAACCACGATCCATCAGGGCGGGGAGGTCCACCTGGAGTGTCAGGCCAGCGGTGTTCCGACCCCTCTGCTCTCTTGGGTTCTTCCCGACCGCTCTGTCCTGACCTCCACGGCTAACTCCAGCAATCGAATCAGCATGGATCCAAATGGAACCCTCCATATTTCATCAACATTACTAAGTGATCGGGGGGCGTATCGATGTGTGGCGTCCAACTCAGCCGGTGCCGCCAGTGCTTCGGTGCGCTTGCACGTGTCATCGTTGCCTCCGGTGATGCAGCAAACCCGAGAGGAAAACTTACTTTTGGCTTCAGGAGGACCTTTTTATGCTGACTGCACTGCCAGAGGCGCCCCTCTACCAACTTTGCGATGGCGTACCCCAGACGGAGCTGTAGTTCGTCCATCCCAGTTTCTCCATGGCAACCTTTTTGTGTTGCCAAACGGGACCCTGCATATTCGAAAGATTGGACCTAAAGATGTTGGAATTTATGAGTGCACCTCTTTTAATGCAGTTGGAACTGATAAGAGGACAGTGAGAGTGGAAATTAAAGAGGCGACACAACAAGCAGAAGTGACCAATGATACGAAAAACACACCACTTTCATCTCCTTTTCTGAAAAACAGATCTTCGCCTCATCCTGTTTTCCATTCAAAGCCACTTGACTCTGCCAGAGTGACCCCTCTCAGTCCCAAATCCCCATCTTACCCTCATCAGTCCGCTAATGCTGACTCAGCCTCTAAAATCAATACAACACTCATCACCTCTCCCTCACAGCCGACTAACTTGACAAAAACATCCATGGCCGCACATAATTCCACTCTCACCTCACACACCTCTGACAAAGCATCAGTTATTTTACACGCCTTGCCAGTCTCTCCATTGAGTAAAGCCAAAATTGTCTCAACCTCACCCCCTGTCACCACTGTGTCCTATGGTGAGAATTTGCAGCTCCACTGCTCTGTGACAGGCAACCCAACCCCCGTCATCATTTGGAGGACCCCCAGCAGAAAACTGGTCGATATGAATTTTAG TTTCGACCGACGTCTGAAAGTGCATCAAAACGGCACACTGTCCGTCCAGTCAGTGACAGAGCGGGATGTTGGAGACTACCTTTGCATTGCACGCAACAAAGTCGCTGATGATTATCGCCTCCTACGTGTGTCTGTGGTTATCAAGCCTGCAAAGATTGATCCTAAGCAGCCTTTCAATCAGATGGTGACATTTGGAAAAGCACTGAAG GTGGATTGCTTGGCATCGGGATTACCGGACCCGGCAGTCAGTTGGAGTCTACCGGATGGAACTATGGTGAACAGTGTGTTgcaaggaggagaaagaacaggGCGAGGACGCAGGCTTATTGTTTTCAAAAATGGAACATTGCTGGTTCCGGCAGTGGGCAGGGGGGAAGAAGGCGAGTACACTTGTTATGCTGAGAATCAAGGAGGTCAAGATACCATGAAG GTTCATGTCAAGGTCATGATGACATCTCCGCCTATCTTCAATGATGACAAAAGTTTCCAAGTTATTAAAGTACGTCAGGGGTCTACAGCAGTTATTCGCTGCCAGGCCAGTGGGGATCCCCCTCCAATAGTGACCTGGTTCTCCCCAGCACACCGTGTCATTAAAGCCAGTTCTGGTTTTTACTCTGACCGAGTTACGGTGGCTTCTCCTGGAACTCTGGAGGTGCGTCAAGCCCAGAAAATAGATGCCGGAAACTATACATGCCGAGCAAGCAACTCAGGCGGGGAACGCAGCATGGTCGTAGGCCTCGAGGTGGACGTTCCCAATAACGGAAACAGTGGCTATACTGATATTAATTCTCGGATAAGGACACTCACGGAAGTGAACAAAGCAGCTAGTAGACCAGTCCCCGGATTCAAACTGCCTACAAGTGGAATCACAACCCAGCTTGGCCGTGGTGTCATCGTCGGTGTGAACAGGGGTGGAAATATTGGCATAAAAGCAAGTGACAGTGGAATTATGAATAGAAATGGACATGAAACTTTGAATAGTAGGGTGACAAATGGAGCCACTTCAGTTAGAGAAGCAAATGATGCAATCAATCTCGGGGCAAGAAGCAATGAAGTCGCGGCAGAAAACACTAACAGTGATGCAAACCCCAGTAGAGATACTGGCATCAGAAGTGGCATTTCTAGAAATGGCGCATTTACAAGCAGTTCTACTAACAACGGTAGAGCAAGTTGGGTCAGCGGCAACTCGGGAGTAACCAATGACAAAAGCAGGAGTAGTGTTGGCAACACAGGCGCAGGAAGCACGGCTAACAAACTTGTTGGCGTGGTAACAACAGGGAAGCGGCGCATAACCAAAGGCCAAACTGTTCTTTTGCCATGTCCGGCTCATGGATCCCTTCGCTTGACCTGGTATTTGCCAAGTAATGGTGTGCTACCAGCCCCTTACTACGGCAGTCGGCTCACGGTGCATCGAAACGGCTCACTGGAACTGCGGGCTGCTCGGGTGACCGACAGCGGTACTTTGGTGTGCGTGGTGAGTGGCGACAAAGGAGAGACAAGAATTCAGGTCGAGCTGGAGGTCTCAGAACCGCAAGAAGCATCCCGGCCACTTTCCTCTGTGGCACCTCACTCACGAGCCACACAAGTATTTCAATCGGGGCGGGCGTTGCCTGTGGTGCCTCATCCCCTACTTCCTGCTTCTCCAAAATCGCCGCAACGTGGGCCGTCTTCGCTTGTGGCCCCTGATCCAGTAGGTCCTCTCTCACCCTCCGCCATCTCAGCACCAGTAGTGAGCACTCAAACAGCTTCTTTGATGAGCATTACAAATGGAGAAACTCTTCGCCTACCCTGCTCTTCTTCTCAAGCCCCAAAACACACCCCGGGCTCACTTTCTTGGACTTTTCCCAGCGGCAAGGTCTTATCCAGAGGTGATAGCGGGGACTCCGGCCGTTACTTGGTCCAAGATGACGGGACGCTGGTGATCCAGCAAACATCTGTGTTTGACCGGGGCACTTATACTTGTAGGTCCACTAGCCCAGATAGTTCCTCGGTTTCAGTTGTCACAGTTCCGGTCATCATCATCGCCTATCCCCCTCGGATCACATCGGGACCCCCACCTGTGACCTACACACGACCTGGCGTCGCAGTGGAGCTGCCCTGTCTCACCATAGCAACTCCCCAGGCGATGGTTACCTGGGAAACACCAGACATGACACAGCTAAGGGTGCTGGGCCAGGCTCGTATCTATGGTAACCGTTATCTGAGTCCTCGAGGTTCTCTGGTGATACAGAAACCGTCGAGTCGGGACACAGGATTTTACAGGTGCACGGCCAAAAATGTGATAGGGGTCGACACTAAGACGACATACCTTCATGTTATATAA